The following coding sequences lie in one Pontibacter sp. G13 genomic window:
- a CDS encoding DUF6132 family protein has protein sequence MNFWMKYRFYFIGALVGAVGGFLYWNYVGCLSGTCSITSNWERMVPYGALMGGLLGGIVQDWVNDRARSSSEGSEV, from the coding sequence ATGAACTTCTGGATGAAATATCGATTCTACTTTATCGGAGCCCTCGTTGGAGCCGTGGGAGGATTTCTGTATTGGAACTATGTGGGATGTCTGTCCGGCACCTGCAGCATCACATCCAATTGGGAGCGCATGGTCCCCTATGGTGCATTGATGGGCGGGCTTTTGGGAGGAATCGTTCAGGACTGGGTGAATGATCGCGCCCGTTCCTCCTCCGAAGGATCTGAGGTCTAG
- a CDS encoding rhodanese-like domain-containing protein, whose product MIPFSFQMRLLWATISFLIIMHTSGCAQSDSSAFDVMVEGLLDHSVPEFTVEAFKNADQASFLILDAREPREFEVSHLPNARCVGYDELDLSAVEHLDKTQPILVYCSVGYRSEKVAEKLKAAGFQAVYNLYGGIFDWTNQGLKVVDSSGQMTERVHGFSPAWGIWVQHGEVVYDP is encoded by the coding sequence ATGATTCCTTTTTCGTTCCAGATGCGCCTTCTGTGGGCTACGATTTCATTCCTGATCATCATGCATACTTCCGGTTGCGCCCAGTCCGATTCTTCCGCTTTTGATGTCATGGTGGAGGGATTGCTGGATCATTCTGTGCCAGAGTTCACGGTGGAGGCGTTCAAAAATGCCGATCAAGCTTCCTTCCTCATCCTCGATGCACGAGAACCCCGAGAGTTTGAGGTCTCGCATCTCCCCAATGCCCGGTGCGTCGGCTATGATGAGCTGGACCTCTCAGCAGTTGAACATCTGGACAAGACCCAGCCCATTTTGGTGTATTGCTCAGTTGGATATCGAAGCGAGAAAGTAGCCGAGAAATTGAAAGCTGCGGGTTTTCAAGCCGTCTACAACTTGTATGGTGGCATTTTTGATTGGACCAATCAAGGCTTGAAAGTAGTAGACAGTTCCGGACAGATGACCGAGCGAGTTCATGGATTCAGCCCCGCTTGGGGAATTTGGGTCCAGCATGGCGAGGTGGTGTACGATCCTTGA
- the dnaG gene encoding DNA primase codes for MGRIPPQIVDQIYNALDILEIVQDYLPLKKRGANHWANSPWTNEKTPSFAVNPVKGIYKDFSSGKGGNAINFLMEMEGYTYVEALKHVARKYNIEIEEEEETAEAKEARDKRQSLGIVNEWTARWFQTQLTETPEGKTIGLSYFKERGILDSTIETFQLGYSPDAWETYAQAAVAAQFKPEYLVELGLVSKSEKTGKLLDRFRGRVMFPISNAVGKVVGFGGRILGNRKDVGKYINSPESEVYHKSEVLYGLHLSKKAIRDQDLCILTEGYMDVILLHQYGIQNVVASSGTALTPEQIRLIRRFTKNVLMIYDGDAAGIKAAKRGIDLLIKAEMNAKVLVLPDKHDPDSYVRLVGAKGFQDTIEQQALSFIDFKLQVLRNEQDPNDPAGQTAIIKSLAETLAYIPDMVSRQMYVRKVAQQVDITEALMTHAVDEARREHAKIEARERKRREARSQQQPQHFEPGQMMMPPPMDPMEVPVDTPVRELRGFEQLELAAQERELLRILVNHAEEEVPEIPEGGALEDENGEAIEYPKFPLVDYFMDELEGFTFENGTFETLKNRIFEEFDQTGKVDISRYLTDQMDDIRRIVSELLINPHEISPNWKKINAFVTDFDDDLAAVMKGAISHYKFRRVDRLIVECQEKIQKAEDEDDMENLDKFMDTFIYLSKLRKDIHGKIGIDGAIRGNDAHL; via the coding sequence ATGGGTCGGATTCCTCCGCAGATCGTCGATCAAATCTACAATGCCCTCGATATTCTCGAGATTGTCCAAGATTATCTTCCCCTGAAAAAACGGGGAGCCAATCACTGGGCCAATTCTCCGTGGACCAATGAGAAGACCCCTTCTTTTGCTGTCAATCCCGTCAAGGGAATCTATAAGGACTTTTCGTCCGGCAAAGGAGGAAATGCCATCAATTTCCTCATGGAAATGGAAGGCTACACCTACGTGGAAGCACTCAAGCACGTAGCTCGGAAGTACAATATCGAGATCGAGGAAGAAGAGGAAACCGCCGAAGCCAAGGAAGCACGGGACAAGCGGCAATCTCTCGGGATCGTCAATGAATGGACCGCTCGCTGGTTTCAAACTCAACTCACCGAAACCCCAGAAGGCAAAACCATCGGCCTCTCCTACTTCAAGGAACGAGGGATTCTGGATTCGACCATCGAAACCTTCCAGCTGGGATACTCGCCAGATGCATGGGAAACTTATGCTCAGGCGGCGGTAGCTGCTCAGTTCAAACCCGAATATCTGGTAGAATTGGGGTTGGTGAGCAAGTCCGAGAAAACCGGGAAGCTCCTCGATCGATTTCGCGGGCGAGTGATGTTTCCCATCTCCAATGCGGTCGGCAAAGTAGTGGGATTTGGTGGCCGGATCTTGGGCAATCGTAAGGATGTAGGAAAATACATCAACTCGCCCGAGTCAGAGGTGTACCATAAAAGCGAGGTCCTCTACGGATTGCACCTTTCCAAGAAGGCTATTCGAGATCAAGATCTATGTATCCTCACCGAGGGATATATGGATGTGATTTTGCTCCACCAATATGGCATCCAGAATGTCGTTGCCTCCAGTGGTACTGCTCTCACACCTGAGCAAATCCGCCTGATCCGTCGATTCACCAAGAATGTCTTGATGATCTATGACGGAGATGCCGCAGGGATCAAGGCTGCCAAAAGAGGGATCGATCTGCTCATCAAGGCAGAGATGAACGCCAAGGTGCTGGTACTTCCTGATAAGCACGACCCTGATTCGTACGTGAGATTGGTTGGAGCCAAAGGATTTCAGGATACGATCGAGCAGCAGGCGCTCAGCTTCATTGACTTTAAGCTGCAAGTGCTCCGCAATGAGCAAGACCCCAATGATCCTGCCGGCCAAACTGCCATCATCAAATCTTTGGCGGAAACGCTTGCCTACATTCCGGACATGGTTTCCCGCCAGATGTACGTCCGGAAAGTCGCGCAACAGGTAGACATCACCGAGGCGCTCATGACGCATGCAGTCGATGAGGCCAGGCGTGAACACGCCAAAATCGAGGCGAGAGAGCGGAAACGCCGAGAAGCTCGATCCCAGCAGCAACCTCAGCATTTTGAGCCGGGGCAGATGATGATGCCTCCGCCCATGGACCCCATGGAGGTTCCTGTGGACACACCGGTTCGCGAGTTGCGGGGATTCGAACAGCTAGAACTTGCTGCCCAAGAGCGGGAGCTGCTTCGAATTTTGGTGAATCATGCAGAGGAGGAAGTGCCTGAGATTCCCGAGGGAGGAGCCCTTGAGGATGAGAATGGGGAAGCGATTGAGTATCCCAAGTTTCCGTTGGTGGATTACTTCATGGATGAATTGGAGGGATTCACCTTTGAGAATGGGACGTTTGAGACGTTGAAGAATCGGATTTTTGAGGAATTTGATCAGACGGGTAAGGTGGATATCAGTCGCTATCTCACCGATCAGATGGATGACATCCGGCGGATTGTTTCGGAACTCCTGATCAATCCTCACGAGATTAGCCCCAACTGGAAGAAGATCAATGCATTTGTGACGGACTTTGACGATGACTTAGCAGCCGTCATGAAAGGGGCTATCTCCCACTATAAATTCAGGAGAGTGGACCGATTGATCGTTGAATGCCAAGAAAAGATCCAAAAGGCAGAGGACGAAGATGACATGGAAAACCTAGACAAATTCATGGATACCTTCATTTACCTCAGCAAGCTCCGCAAGGACATTCATGGCAAAATCGGCATCGACGGCGCTATTCGTGGCAATGATGCCCATCTCTAG
- a CDS encoding MIP/aquaporin family protein, whose protein sequence is MSPFMAELIGTMLLILLGNGVVANVVLRNTKGNDSGWIVITAGWAMAVFVGVLVSQDYSGAHLNPAVTLGLAAAGSFPLVEVVPYILAQAAGAAIGQTLVWLSYHRHFDATDDRDAKLATFCTAPAIRNPFSNLTTEIIGTFVLVFTAMSMAAPSIEIEGIESARVGLGAIGALPVGLLVFGIGLSLGGPTGYAINPARDLVPRIMHMILPIRDKRDSDWGYSWVPVIGPILGGFLAASVYLAV, encoded by the coding sequence ATGTCTCCATTTATGGCCGAGCTGATCGGCACCATGCTGCTCATCCTCTTGGGCAACGGCGTTGTCGCCAATGTTGTCCTCCGCAATACCAAAGGCAATGACTCCGGCTGGATCGTGATTACGGCCGGCTGGGCCATGGCCGTTTTCGTCGGGGTGCTCGTGAGCCAAGATTACAGCGGCGCTCATCTCAATCCGGCTGTTACCCTTGGATTGGCCGCGGCAGGTTCCTTTCCCTTGGTGGAAGTGGTTCCGTATATCTTGGCCCAAGCTGCAGGTGCGGCGATTGGTCAGACGTTGGTTTGGTTGAGCTACCATCGGCATTTCGATGCGACAGACGACCGGGACGCCAAACTAGCCACTTTTTGTACCGCACCAGCTATCCGCAATCCCTTTTCCAATCTCACGACTGAAATCATCGGGACCTTCGTGCTGGTATTTACAGCGATGTCCATGGCCGCACCCTCCATTGAAATTGAGGGCATTGAATCTGCGCGTGTGGGATTGGGGGCGATTGGTGCCTTGCCCGTCGGGTTATTGGTGTTTGGGATTGGCCTTTCGCTAGGAGGCCCTACGGGCTATGCGATCAATCCTGCTCGCGATCTGGTTCCAAGGATCATGCACATGATCTTGCCCATTCGGGACAAGCGCGACTCGGACTGGGGGTACTCATGGGTCCCGGTGATCGGTCCGATTCTGGGCGGTTTCTTGGCAGCATCTGTGTATCTTGCTGTATAA
- a CDS encoding sulfotransferase, with product MYLASMIQPVFILGIHGRSGTNFLFQLLGLHPDVVFPKHPGEDFLVAYLPHLESFDQALVNRWNDRWGDSAQKSLELKDSLSRGMIDYLAPDGALEEDAKILLTKTPSTENLHLFPTFFPDAKLIIITRDGRDVAESGFRSGFWPHEVCFQEWKQSAQRIRAFKEANPNSQQLMVVKYEDLLNELSSTLPELLKHCGLDEALFDYSKAAELPVFGSSTYRGKTEKLNWVPEQKTESFKPTQRWAAWPDRLKARYHWVCGEEAEELGYKSFDEHSKGIRLPDNLLQDLYLGLKRQFGPWIRKYYPAS from the coding sequence TTGTATTTAGCCAGCATGATCCAGCCGGTATTCATATTGGGCATCCATGGCAGAAGCGGGACAAACTTCCTGTTTCAGCTCCTTGGCCTCCATCCCGACGTGGTGTTTCCCAAGCACCCGGGCGAGGACTTTTTGGTAGCGTATCTACCTCATCTTGAATCTTTCGACCAAGCGCTTGTGAATCGCTGGAACGATAGGTGGGGAGACTCCGCCCAAAAGTCCCTAGAATTAAAAGATTCGTTGAGTAGGGGAATGATCGACTACCTCGCTCCAGACGGCGCTTTGGAGGAGGATGCCAAAATATTGCTCACGAAAACGCCGAGCACGGAGAATCTTCATCTATTTCCGACCTTTTTTCCGGACGCTAAATTGATCATCATCACCAGAGATGGCCGGGATGTTGCCGAATCTGGTTTTCGAAGTGGGTTCTGGCCACATGAAGTGTGCTTTCAAGAATGGAAACAAAGCGCCCAACGGATCAGAGCCTTTAAGGAAGCCAATCCCAATTCGCAGCAGTTGATGGTTGTCAAATATGAGGATTTACTGAACGAGCTTTCCTCTACCCTGCCTGAGCTTCTCAAACACTGCGGACTAGACGAGGCATTATTTGATTATTCCAAGGCTGCTGAGTTGCCGGTATTTGGTTCTTCTACCTATCGTGGAAAAACCGAGAAGCTGAATTGGGTACCTGAACAGAAAACAGAATCCTTTAAACCGACTCAGCGATGGGCTGCATGGCCAGATCGCCTAAAGGCCAGGTATCACTGGGTATGTGGAGAGGAAGCAGAAGAGTTGGGGTACAAGTCTTTTGATGAACATTCCAAAGGAATTAGGCTTCCGGACAACCTTCTACAAGACCTCTACCTCGGGCTCAAACGACAGTTTGGACCGTGGATCAGAAAGTATTATCCGGCTTCCTAG
- a CDS encoding GTP-binding protein produces the protein MEFSPVPVTIITGYLGAGKTTLLNHLLTQPDRRWAVVVNEFGQIGIDNALVLGVEEDLVSLNNGCLCCQIRDDLVGTLMELISRRAEFDGIIVETSGIANPAPILHTLLTHPFLNRSYQLDGVITVVDSIHLDQVLQEEEGRTQIALADVLIANKADLLSAQEMEQIQHRIQSLNADAPVFSAIKGQVDDRVWTQRRSYDIQSAAWEAIGHDSHHHHDHEHDHEHDHSVTSHSFKLDGTISPESFQQWMGRLMAQEDMRIYRMKGILNLEREDHRIVFHGVHQWFDSASGPVWKPEERRTNQFVFIGKDLKPTLLEMAMSSSLTRSGR, from the coding sequence ATGGAGTTTTCACCAGTCCCCGTGACCATCATCACCGGATATCTTGGCGCCGGGAAGACCACATTGTTGAATCACTTGCTCACTCAACCCGATCGGAGATGGGCAGTGGTAGTGAATGAATTTGGTCAAATCGGTATTGATAACGCGTTGGTATTAGGCGTGGAGGAAGATCTCGTGTCGTTGAACAATGGGTGCCTTTGCTGTCAGATCAGGGATGATCTTGTCGGTACGCTGATGGAATTGATCAGTAGAAGGGCAGAGTTTGATGGGATTATCGTGGAAACATCCGGAATCGCCAATCCTGCACCTATTCTTCACACGCTATTGACACATCCGTTTCTCAATAGAAGCTATCAATTGGATGGAGTCATCACTGTCGTAGATTCGATTCACCTCGACCAAGTGCTGCAAGAAGAAGAGGGAAGAACGCAAATTGCACTTGCGGATGTACTGATCGCCAACAAGGCAGATTTGCTTTCCGCCCAAGAAATGGAGCAAATCCAACACCGCATTCAATCACTCAATGCTGATGCGCCCGTCTTTTCGGCCATAAAAGGCCAAGTGGATGATCGCGTCTGGACCCAACGCCGAAGCTATGACATTCAATCAGCGGCTTGGGAGGCAATCGGACATGATTCTCATCATCATCACGACCACGAGCATGACCACGAGCATGATCATTCTGTAACTTCCCACAGTTTCAAATTGGATGGGACCATCTCTCCAGAGTCGTTCCAGCAATGGATGGGACGACTGATGGCTCAGGAAGACATGCGAATATATCGGATGAAAGGAATTCTCAATTTGGAGCGTGAGGATCACCGAATCGTTTTTCACGGTGTGCATCAATGGTTTGACAGTGCATCTGGACCTGTTTGGAAACCCGAAGAGCGGCGAACCAATCAATTCGTCTTTATCGGCAAAGATCTCAAACCTACCCTCCTTGAGATGGCCATGTCCTCCTCCCTAACTCGTTCAGGTAGATAG
- a CDS encoding ketoacyl-ACP synthase III, which translates to MTSQPFQSVIVGSGSYLPTQRLSNQDFAGNTFLDEDGNPFDKTGAEIAGRFGQITDIHERRYVKDSMMSSDMATLAAENALSSSGIDPETLDYLIVAQNWGDVRHDNPQADQVPNIAARIKHNLGIENPFCVAYDIAFGCPGWVQAVIQANYYLKSGDAKRIMVIGSETLSRVIDPHDRDCMLYADGAGAVILERQDAQEEPAGIMTHVARSDTKEYAWMLWQQESFNKDYGKKDLFLKMHGRKLYKYALRHVPEALKACIEKSGLHLKDIDKLLIHQANAKMDEAILDRLFKLYDMEGQAKPCMMPLTVKFLGNSSVATVPTVYDLMVKGKLDGQSIKPGQTLLFASVGAGMHINAFTYKVPS; encoded by the coding sequence ATGACATCTCAACCATTCCAATCCGTGATCGTCGGCTCGGGCAGTTATCTTCCGACCCAGCGATTGAGCAACCAGGATTTTGCCGGAAACACCTTCCTAGATGAAGATGGCAATCCATTTGACAAGACAGGAGCGGAGATTGCCGGTAGATTCGGACAGATCACAGACATCCACGAACGTCGATACGTCAAGGATTCGATGATGAGTTCGGACATGGCTACCCTAGCGGCCGAAAATGCGCTTTCCTCAAGCGGTATTGATCCTGAAACGTTGGATTATCTGATTGTGGCCCAGAACTGGGGAGATGTACGTCATGACAATCCGCAAGCTGATCAGGTGCCCAATATTGCCGCTCGTATCAAGCACAATCTCGGAATCGAAAATCCATTTTGTGTGGCCTACGATATCGCTTTCGGGTGTCCGGGATGGGTACAGGCCGTCATTCAGGCCAATTATTACCTCAAGTCCGGTGATGCCAAGCGTATCATGGTGATCGGTTCAGAAACCCTTTCTAGAGTCATTGATCCACACGATCGCGATTGCATGCTTTATGCAGATGGAGCTGGAGCGGTGATCTTGGAGCGACAGGATGCGCAGGAGGAACCCGCAGGAATCATGACTCACGTGGCTAGATCCGATACCAAAGAATACGCATGGATGCTCTGGCAACAGGAGTCATTCAACAAGGACTACGGCAAAAAGGATCTGTTCCTCAAGATGCACGGACGCAAATTGTACAAGTATGCACTTCGTCATGTCCCAGAGGCATTGAAGGCCTGTATCGAAAAATCGGGTCTACACCTCAAGGATATCGACAAGCTGCTCATCCACCAAGCCAACGCCAAAATGGACGAAGCGATCTTGGATCGCCTATTCAAGCTGTATGACATGGAAGGGCAAGCCAAACCCTGCATGATGCCTCTGACGGTAAAGTTTTTGGGGAATAGCTCGGTGGCGACAGTTCCTACCGTTTACGACCTGATGGTCAAAGGTAAGCTCGATGGCCAATCCATCAAGCCCGGCCAAACCCTCCTGTTTGCCAGTGTCGGAGCAGGGATGCACATCAACGCATTCACCTACAAGGTGCCCTCCTGA
- a CDS encoding MGH1-like glycoside hydrolase domain-containing protein, which produces MATTEHQKLAAAKAGTEPWKKWGPYVSERQWGTVREDYSGDGNAWDFLPHDLARSKSYRWGEDGIAGISDEHQYLCIGWAFWNGVDPILKERLFGLSGPEGNHGEDVKEIYYYLDNSPSHSYMKYLYKYPQQPYPYSDLVDENGRRGRLDAEYELMDTGVFDEDRYFDLFIEYAKVGPSDILIQLEVCNRGPEDAAIHMLPTAWFRNRWQYKEDGYRPEMELDANGHLKIDHRRLKRLRLYAEEVDEWLFCENESNPERIGDTHHNYEFYKDGFHEHIIHGKPTVNPRQLGTKAAAWLNRTIPANSSQKFRFRLSPAELEQPFQDFEQNLNTCKSDADEFYEWLQRDLEDPELKMIQRQALAGMLWTKQYYGFDVRQWLGGDNHRPDPPQHRQHGRNAHWQHLNNSDIISMPDKWEYPWYAAWDLAFHCVSLALVDPDFAKSQLQLLTTEWYMHPNGQFPAYEWNFSDVNPPVQAWAAWQVFVLEHEVHGRDLDWDFLESVFHRYLMNFTWWVNRKDTSGNNIFEGGFLGLDNIGVFDRSSELPTGGHLEQSDGTSWMAMYSLNLMRMALALSTRNKTYEPLGTKFFEHFLYIAGAMVSIGQERSSLWDDADKFFYDVLQMPEGQEISLKVRSAVGLIPLFAVEVLTPRVFDLAPQFMARLQWFLDYRPDLAGLVSRWYEEGEGQSHLLSLLRGHRMKKLLLRMLDSDEFLSPYGVRGLSKAHEDEPYSFYVGDEEYRVAYTPGESDSGMFGGNSNWRGPVWFPLNYLWIESIRKFYDYYGPDFLVEYPTGSGKKIPLNEIADALSMRLIDLFRRNKDGKRPAFGPHEKFQTDPHFRDYLLFYEYFHGDTGAGLGASHQTGWSGLVANLIYQVGKAKGV; this is translated from the coding sequence ATGGCCACGACCGAACATCAAAAGCTTGCTGCTGCCAAAGCTGGCACTGAACCCTGGAAAAAGTGGGGCCCCTATGTTTCCGAACGTCAATGGGGAACCGTGAGAGAAGATTACAGCGGGGATGGAAATGCCTGGGACTTTCTGCCACATGATCTGGCTCGCTCCAAGTCGTATCGCTGGGGGGAAGACGGGATTGCGGGGATTTCCGATGAACACCAATATCTATGCATCGGATGGGCATTCTGGAATGGGGTCGATCCCATCCTCAAAGAGCGTTTGTTCGGATTGTCTGGACCCGAGGGAAACCACGGTGAGGATGTCAAGGAGATTTACTACTACCTAGACAATTCTCCCTCCCACAGCTACATGAAGTACCTGTACAAATACCCGCAACAACCTTATCCATATTCAGACCTCGTGGATGAAAATGGCCGGCGTGGGCGATTGGACGCAGAATATGAGCTGATGGATACGGGGGTTTTTGATGAAGATCGGTACTTCGATCTATTCATCGAATATGCCAAGGTTGGACCCTCTGACATTCTGATCCAATTGGAAGTGTGCAATCGGGGGCCGGAAGATGCCGCGATTCACATGCTGCCAACGGCTTGGTTCCGTAATCGATGGCAATACAAGGAGGATGGCTATCGCCCAGAAATGGAATTGGATGCCAATGGTCATCTCAAAATAGACCATCGGAGACTCAAGCGATTGAGATTGTACGCGGAGGAGGTTGACGAATGGCTCTTCTGTGAAAATGAATCCAATCCCGAACGGATTGGCGATACGCACCACAACTACGAGTTCTACAAAGATGGCTTCCATGAGCATATCATTCATGGAAAGCCTACCGTCAATCCTCGGCAACTTGGCACCAAGGCCGCGGCATGGCTCAACCGCACCATTCCCGCCAATAGCTCCCAAAAATTTCGCTTTAGGTTGAGTCCGGCTGAGTTGGAGCAGCCTTTTCAGGATTTTGAGCAGAATCTGAATACCTGCAAATCTGATGCGGATGAATTCTACGAATGGCTTCAACGGGACCTCGAAGATCCAGAACTCAAGATGATTCAACGGCAAGCACTTGCCGGAATGCTGTGGACCAAGCAGTATTATGGATTCGATGTACGCCAATGGCTGGGGGGGGACAATCATCGACCTGATCCTCCTCAACATCGTCAACACGGCCGAAATGCTCACTGGCAGCATCTCAACAATTCGGATATTATCTCCATGCCCGACAAATGGGAGTATCCTTGGTATGCTGCTTGGGACTTGGCTTTTCACTGCGTGTCTCTGGCTTTGGTAGATCCGGATTTCGCCAAATCTCAGCTCCAGCTTTTGACGACAGAATGGTACATGCATCCCAACGGCCAGTTCCCCGCTTACGAATGGAATTTCTCCGATGTGAATCCTCCCGTTCAGGCGTGGGCCGCTTGGCAAGTATTTGTCCTCGAGCATGAAGTCCATGGAAGAGACCTCGACTGGGATTTTCTGGAATCGGTATTCCATCGGTACCTGATGAATTTTACCTGGTGGGTGAATCGCAAGGATACCAGTGGAAACAACATATTCGAAGGCGGTTTCTTGGGATTGGACAATATCGGCGTATTCGACCGTAGCTCGGAACTCCCTACAGGCGGCCACCTCGAACAGAGCGATGGCACGAGCTGGATGGCCATGTATTCGCTGAATCTCATGCGAATGGCATTGGCACTTTCTACCCGAAACAAGACTTATGAACCCCTCGGGACGAAATTCTTCGAACATTTCCTTTACATCGCCGGGGCCATGGTCAGTATCGGGCAGGAGCGTTCTAGTTTGTGGGATGATGCCGACAAATTCTTTTATGATGTACTCCAAATGCCGGAGGGTCAGGAAATTTCTCTGAAGGTGAGGTCCGCCGTAGGATTGATTCCGCTCTTTGCAGTGGAGGTTCTGACTCCCAGAGTCTTCGATTTGGCGCCTCAATTCATGGCGAGACTTCAATGGTTTTTGGACTATCGGCCAGATCTGGCAGGGTTGGTTTCTAGATGGTATGAAGAAGGGGAGGGGCAGAGCCATTTGCTTTCTCTCCTGCGCGGACATCGGATGAAAAAACTCCTATTGCGGATGTTGGATAGCGATGAGTTTTTGTCCCCCTATGGCGTTCGAGGACTTTCAAAGGCACATGAGGATGAGCCATATAGTTTCTATGTGGGAGATGAGGAATACCGAGTCGCCTATACACCCGGAGAGTCCGATTCAGGGATGTTCGGTGGCAATAGCAATTGGAGAGGGCCAGTTTGGTTCCCGCTCAACTATCTCTGGATTGAATCGATCCGGAAATTCTACGATTACTACGGCCCCGATTTTCTGGTGGAATATCCGACCGGCTCCGGCAAGAAGATTCCGCTCAATGAGATTGCGGATGCACTATCCATGCGACTGATTGATCTTTTCCGAAGAAACAAGGATGGCAAGCGACCCGCTTTCGGTCCCCATGAGAAGTTTCAAACTGACCCACATTTCCGTGATTACCTGTTGTTTTATGAGTATTTTCATGGAGATACCGGAGCAGGTCTCGGTGCCTCCCATCAAACGGGGTGGTCAGGGTTGGTCGCCAATCTGATCTATCAAGTGGGCAAGGCCAAGGGAGTCTGA
- a CDS encoding glycosyltransferase family 4 protein, translating into MPKDILILYTKDTQELRNRRSALGSYIASLAKLLQKDGHRVRINDILFNDLVSMGADVMSPAYSQSGLKAQVMKFVPKYLKQWVKDKMMIRRADEFIQLIQNQDPADIILDFYTFGSRTGQALATKWNCPHYVVYDGPVLEEYAFFQGIEAPMAKQAQARQKDALSQANGVVVYSQAMADYVQSLAELSDQRTLHLHQNVDFSRFEFCDEKPTPNPIEIGFIGSFLPWHRVDLLVAAFERLREAGHSVKLNLIGYGMKWENIQQHVENSPFKADISMPGFKDKEELFQLKKQMHIGVVPSAIWYQAPNKLFEYGAMRIACVAPPTPTISFLYEENVEITFFENNDLDSLYQALESLVTNPDHLMSMGKAIQSKIKEDYGPEKTLAFYQMLLGLEREPANL; encoded by the coding sequence ATGCCCAAGGACATTCTCATCCTTTACACGAAAGATACGCAGGAACTCCGCAATCGTAGATCTGCTCTGGGGTCCTACATCGCCTCTCTTGCTAAACTGTTGCAAAAGGATGGACATCGTGTCAGGATCAACGATATTCTCTTCAACGATCTTGTCAGTATGGGTGCCGATGTGATGTCCCCAGCCTATTCCCAAAGTGGGTTGAAGGCGCAGGTGATGAAATTTGTTCCCAAGTATTTGAAACAATGGGTCAAGGACAAGATGATGATTCGTCGTGCTGATGAATTCATACAGCTGATCCAGAATCAAGATCCAGCTGATATCATCTTGGACTTCTATACCTTCGGATCTCGGACTGGGCAGGCTTTGGCCACAAAGTGGAATTGCCCGCATTATGTTGTGTATGACGGTCCTGTTTTGGAGGAATATGCATTCTTTCAAGGCATAGAAGCTCCGATGGCCAAGCAAGCCCAAGCACGTCAAAAGGATGCGCTGAGTCAGGCGAATGGAGTAGTGGTATATTCGCAGGCAATGGCAGACTATGTTCAATCCTTGGCTGAGTTGTCAGATCAACGCACCCTGCATCTTCATCAAAATGTGGATTTCTCCAGATTCGAATTCTGCGATGAGAAGCCCACTCCCAACCCTATTGAGATTGGTTTTATTGGCTCATTTTTGCCTTGGCATCGGGTGGATCTCCTAGTTGCGGCTTTTGAAAGGCTGAGGGAAGCCGGACATTCAGTCAAATTGAATTTGATTGGCTATGGAATGAAATGGGAAAATATTCAGCAACATGTGGAAAATAGTCCATTTAAGGCTGATATTTCTATGCCCGGCTTCAAGGATAAAGAAGAATTATTTCAGCTCAAGAAACAGATGCATATCGGGGTAGTTCCCAGTGCCATTTGGTACCAAGCCCCCAACAAACTCTTCGAATACGGGGCTATGCGCATTGCTTGCGTCGCTCCTCCCACCCCAACTATTTCCTTCCTGTATGAGGAAAATGTCGAGATCACCTTTTTTGAAAACAATGATCTTGATTCTCTGTATCAAGCGCTAGAATCTCTGGTGACCAATCCAGACCATCTCATGAGCATGGGCAAGGCCATTCAATCCAAAATCAAAGAAGACTATGGTCCTGAAAAAACCTTAGCCTTTTACCAAATGCTTTTGGGATTGGAAAGAGAGCCAGCTAACCTTTGA